AACTCACTCGGCCGGCACTCCCTAAGCCTGGGCAGCCCCCGCAGCCTCACCTCTAATACGGACGGGACCTGTCAAGAGCCATGGCAGGACCTTTTTTAAGGTAGTGGAGGCTATATGTTATTAGTTTGTGTGGAAATTGCTATTGTCAGCTCACACCGCCAGCCTTCTTTCCTGTGTTTGACTCGTAACCAAGTGGGAGGCGCCAAGACTTTTACCGCTCATTCGCTAACGTTCTACGAGACATGGGGTCATTGTTGGATACAGACTTTGTGTCCAATGTTTTGACCCCTGTATCTGATGGTGAGTGACCTTCCAACAAACACCACAGATTCAAGAAATTTGTGCATGAATGCGCCAAGTTTTGAGGACATGATGATCTCTCCTATCCGTGTTTATCTACCGAATGTTGATCATTGCAGCCCAAAGATCAAAGTGAAGCATTAATTGGTCGTCAAACTTGGCGATGGACCGTGCTGCGCCTCACCAATTTGCGAGGCTTATCAGATGTGGCGCTTAGTAACTCTGCTATACTTTGTACTTACTACCCCTCCCACTTTGAACTTCAAATCATCAAATCCCTTCCCCATACAACAAACAACCTTGTCCATTAACGACAAATTCTTTAAGCTTTCAAAATTAGCATAGCTCATTTGCAGCTGtcatcatctccaccatCTCATCTCCTGCATATCCTGTATTGACGACCCATTGCTCTCCCTTGCCGCGTCACCTCATCCCAAATAGCCTCAAAGCCTTGGCCATCTGAATCTGAGATCCCTGCATATTGAGTTGGTCCAAGTTCTGCATCGCAATGGCAACCTTGGATAACGCGAATCCAACTATCCTGAGTGCATCTCAGCTGCCTACCCGGCAGAAGAAGTCTGAGCCGCGTCGGGGTCCGGACTCCAAATACGACGATATCATCTTCGCGAAGCCATCGTATCTTTCAGGGCCTTTCGGTCAAGGTCCGGCCGCATGGCCTCGAATGAACGACTGGCAGGATGAATTCTCATCCGAAGCTATTGACGAACAAGAAATTTATGGTATGATCCTTCTCCATTCCACTTGAGTCATTTCGTTGGTGAATTTGCCACTCCAATATCTTCGTGCGCATTTACGCTGGGGCTCGGGACTCGTGAGGGTTCCAAGTGGCTCGAGTACATATCCACGTTTAACAAGACATGGCACTAACGTTGGACAGATCTGATCTCAACAATCTCGGATCCAGAGCACCCGGTATCACTCGGCCAATTGTCAGTGATTAACCTCTCTGATATTCACATTACTCCCTCTCCTTCTATGGGTGTTCCTGACCCCAATACCATCGTCCAGGTGGTTGTGGAGATCACGCCTACCATCACCCACTGTTCGCTAGCCACCGTTATCGGACTGGGAGTTCGAGTAAGACTGGAGCAGGCACTGCCGCCCAACTACCGTGTGGATGTTACCTGCAAAGAGAACAGCCACAACCAAGATGACCAAGTCAACAAGCAATTAGGCGATAAGGAACGAGTTGCTGCAGCTTTAGAGAACGACACTCTGAAGGGAGTACTGGACAAGATGTTGGAAACTTGCGCTTAGTCATGACAAAAGCTTCTATTTTTGAAGACTACACTCTTTTAGAAGGCTTCAATATCACAGGGATTCGGCTCGCTGATCTTCTGGTGCGCACCATCGATTAATGTCACTACAACATAGACAAGTGACCAATACGAAGGATGCGGAACATGATCATTCTCGTTCCGAAGCCGAATGGCAGGAGCGAAAATACCACCTTGGTGACCTTACCATGTCTTGAATCTCGGCATTCAAGTTGGGGTAGTCTGGATAGATTGTACCGTTAAACTGGTAATGAGAGACCGCTGGGGAAAACAGCGATTCTTGATTGGAGAGCAAGGACAAGGGGTTCTATCATGGATATCCTCATCCAAATAAGGTTCAGCTACCACGAGCAAGTCACGCTACCCATGAGAAACCTTCCTCCAGTCCAAGTGCAACATCGCAACGAGTGGACATTCCAATATATTTGACTGTTGGAATCTGGTATTTTGAGAGTATCGAGAATGTCATTGGTGTCACCTCGAGCTAATTTTTAGTTTGATACACAACACATGGTTGGGTTGCAACAAATGCATGTGCATTTGCCTTGATGTATGAATACGCACATATTCACAATCAAAGATATATGTCGACTCCTTCAACTTCCTTCGTCCATGAGcctctgtttcttctttatcCTCTCGTGCATAAAAACCGACGTCGACCAGATTCCACGATTAGCTTTCCGTTTTGGGAATCATCGTCGTACCATACTAAGTAGCGCCCTATATCAGCATGTTACTCGTGGAGGCGTCCCAACGTCCCCCACTTCGGGTCGCCGCAAATCCAAACGTCCCTGACCTGACTGAGTCTGGGCCCCATGGTTTATGGTCACTTCAGTGCCTTGACAGGCACTGTAGGCTACGGAACGGAACCTACCGCCACGAGACGTCATGCTTGACTCTGTCGGCCCTTTTCATAGCCAAGAGGCAAGGTCCTCTCTCATAGGGCACTATCAAGAGCCGTCTGTTTTGTGCGATTTCTCCTTTCGTGGCATGTCCTGCCAAGACCAGTAACTCCCGTTTGGCAGGTCTAAAAGAACTGGGGATTTAGACTTGCCGCCACACATGATCATATCATATACCAAATCGGTCAAGCCTCACGGTACTCAACTCATCAATCAGTCTGTCCTCGAAATCATACAGTACCGTAGTCACGCCCCTAGCTCCAGCCTCCAGGAGCTTCTGTCTTGGAGACTTCATCCATATCACTATCCTTCAGGGGTTAACCCCCGCTCCCCCAGTGTGTTTGCGGTTTTGTGGACGCCCAGGGATCACAGTTGCATTTCGCTTGGACGGTCTCAAATGATATGTTTGGGGGAAAGCAACCTTGCCTTGCGTCTGCGTGACGATCCCCCGATCTTGCAACTCCCGCGACGCGATCCCCCCGGTTCGATACGAGTCTCGGGATTGGTCCGCCATTGACGTTGCAAAGAGACATGCATTTTATCAGTGGCGATCGTCAAAGTGAACATGATGGCAAGTATTTGTCCGCAACCATCAATTGTCTTGCATATTCCAAGACACCACTTGCTCTATCCCGCATTTCCTACCTCCTCGTGACGTGGGCATAAGCCACCAGTGTCTTGGAATAACTCTCTCTACAGCCAATGGGGAGTTTTAGACTTAATCGCTGAAGAGCCATGAGTGATATCCTTCATCAGCACCCCAGACTAATGTTACACCTTCAGGTTATGGCTTTAGCCCTCAAGCCTTCACCGAGATGGTTATGGATGTGCCTGGCAGATGGGCTCATGCCCATCGTTCCCGGCACCCCAGCAAACCTTGTGTCCTGTCAATGATCCCTGTCGCGATGCTTATCAACCGCTTCGTCATTCACTTGCTTGCCACGAGGTTCAAACCGTGGTCCCTGAAAGGGCAAGGGTTTCTAAAAAGACCCGTTGAGATCACGGTTAATAGTCCCGTGGAAGCTTCCACGAAGCGCTCGTTCaactccaccatcttcattgtTGCTTTGACCTTTGTTTTATATCTGTATTAACAGGACTGTAAGCTTCTGTATGAACTGTCTAGTGAACCAACTGCGACACTAGTCCAGATCCCGAATGTTATTAACCTTGGCTTTAATTATCTGGTGCGCGATCCGTCGTAAAGCATAACCATGCCATGACGCTACAGTCTGCACGGTAAAGCTCAAGGATAAATCCCCTAGCATCGTCGGCATCTTGAAAAAGGTCCTGTCAACAAACAGACCCCATCGTCGTTGACAAGGAACGTGGGGTCTAACCAGAACAGCATTAGAATGGCCAACTCTGCAGGAACTTATTTTATATGACAGAATTGGGAGTAGGCAAAAACTCAAAGAACCTCAACACCTGGCCTTGATTTCTGATTATTGTTCCCTGTTTATGCTGGTCTATATGAAACCTTCCCGTTGACCTGCTTGTCCTCTACGGTTCCGCAATACGCCACTgatcttccatctcatccttgcTACCAAACTCGTTTTATCAAAATGCAGGTGGCTATCTCCATCAAACAAGGCTCAGCCAACGGGGTTCAACTACTCCAAGATCTTTAATGGAGTCGTTCGTGCAGCCCCTGTTCCTCATGTTGGACCCTCAAGACCCTCCCGGAATATCCCGCCCGTTGCTCATCCACAGATTGCAAATGTTTAGATCTCTCCAAGCATCCCACTCTCCATCAGGCTCTGATAGAACTCAGGCTCAAGGAACGTCTTGACGCTAACGTCCTCGCTTAGACCCTTGCGTCGTCGTGTCTTGAGAACAAAGTCGCGGGCAGTTGCCTGTGCAGAAGCAGGCTGGAGTGGACGAATGATCTGCTCGCGATCGAGAGGATCACCAGGCACGATGCTCCAGCTGTCAAACACAAGACTAACCATCGAACTGCCCTGCGTCTTGATCCGCAGGTCGGTTTCGAAGCCGAAACTGTCAATGACAGGCAGTAGACCGTTGACGCGATACAGCGGCGTACCAGCAACGGGACCATCTGACAAAACGTGTCCGCGACGCCGCGAGAGCACATTGTAGACCTCCATGTAGGAGTCCTCAGGGCCCGTTACAGAGACTGAATAGACAGGCTCCATGAGGCGGGGCGATGCCATAAGGAAGGAGGAATAACACGCTCGTCGAGAGGTGGGGATGATTTGGCCACCTCCACGGAAGATGGCCTCGTTGGCTAGTAGCACATCTGTAACCTTGAACTTTGTGTTTCGTATCGCTGTTGCCTCATGTCAGTATTTGTTTTGAATCGTTCACTGTTGCTCCTGATCTGGATATCTGGATATCTCCTCGCAAGGGCCAAGAGGATAAGCTATCTGCTGTCAGGGGGCAAGGGATCGTCGGATTTCCTTTTCCATTTGTTCCTGGCAGAACGGGAGCGGTCAAACGGCTCTGTCCGCAATCCTATTCAGAACAAAATCCCTTACACAGTGGAAACAGGTGGTCCCATCGACATTCTGCAAGAATCCACGTTTGGAGACTGCCAAGTCTTTGCCAGCCGCATATGGGCCAGCGAAAGGCGCTGGAAGGCAGAGGTGGAGAGTTCGTGGAAACTCCACAAGGAACTACCTTGTCTCTGTTGCTGTCGAGGTCCACTGCCAATGGTAACTGCTGATAATGAAACATATACAAAGCCCACTCTTCACTTGAAGGATGTGCCCCATACTGTTGATACAACGTTTCCTCGAAACGAGCCACTGGGCAATAGATTGTGGCCCAAGATAGAAAATGAAAGAGTATGCTTACGTTCTTCGCACAGGGGTCCCTCGCGGGTAGCCCAGCTGAACCCTTGTCGAATAGACTCTTTGACAGCATTGAGTGTTTTCTTGTCCACCTGAACTTTATATTAGCCATGCTCATACGATAGGGCACCGCTGCGATCAACATAAGCGACATAACAGGGTTAAAACTTACTTCAGTGGGAAGAGTATCGTCTTGAAGGATGTTGGGCCCTGTCTCCTCAGGGCCAAAAGCCCAAATACTGCGAGCAGCCAGCTTATCCCAGCCATGCTTCTCTTCGAAAAACTTGGCAGTTTTGCGAATGGGATCGCGGATACGTACGGCGCCGCTCTCAATATCACTTGAGATTCCCTTCTCCAGCTGCTCAGCAACCATGgtgatcttgttcttcttgttgggGGTGATAGCATAGCATTTTGTCGCTGATGTCTCGACAACAGTCTCACAAAACCGCGTAACCGGGTCAGAAACCTTGATGTC
This genomic stretch from Fusarium oxysporum f. sp. lycopersici 4287 chromosome 2, whole genome shotgun sequence harbors:
- a CDS encoding hypothetical protein (At least one base has a quality score < 10) yields the protein MIISYTKSVKPHGTQLINQSVLEIIQYRSHAPSSSLQELLSWRLHPYHYPSGVNPRSPSVFAVLWTPRDHSCISLGRSQMICLGESNLALRLRDDPPILQLPRRDPPGSIRVSGLVRH